From Triticum urartu cultivar G1812 chromosome 2, Tu2.1, whole genome shotgun sequence, a single genomic window includes:
- the LOC125536618 gene encoding uncharacterized protein LOC125536618, translating to MAPPASLAPLCLLFIESEGNGMAAVIVPSATGSGAAAPAGRRLDKLRRLTSERPGPAGLRQLRRAPSLSPSSEASLPASTSSDSSARKSNACPSLTLWFDDRANARVELRPAAWAASSALLASSRFQAQLPVGPPLRCQPGRSPWVCFFGLVPITSRL from the exons ATGGCGCCGCCGGCCTCTCTCGCGCCGTTGTGCCTCCTCTTCATCGAATCAGAAGGGAACGGCATGGCCGCTGTCATAGTTCCGTCCGCAACCGGATCTGGTGCCGCCGCACCTGCAGGTCGTCGCCTTGACAAGCTCCGCCGCCTGACCTCGGAACGGCCAGGTCCGGCCGGCCTCCGTCAGCTTCGCCGTGCGCCAAGTTTGTCGCCGTCGTCCGAAGCCTCGCTGCCGGCCTCTACTTCTTCTGATTCGAGCGCGAGGAAGAGCAATGCTTGCCCCTCGTTGACCCTCTGGTTCGACGACCGAGCCAACGCACGCGTCGAACTGCGTCCTGCCGCGTGGGCCGCTTCCAGCGCCCTCCTGGCCTCGTCCCGATTCCAGGCCCAGCTCCCTGTCGGCCCTCCTCTGCGTTGCCaaccgggccgaagcccatgg gtgtgcttcttcgggttggttccgataacgtcgcgtttgtga